One window of the Blastocatellia bacterium genome contains the following:
- a CDS encoding S9 family peptidase, with protein sequence MGKKLTVKVVVALVCCALMGTALGLAQSPSAAANRLTAMDVFQLELASDPQISPDGKRIVYVRQFSDVMTDRRYSNLWIINVDGTDHRPLTTGNYNDTSPRWSPDGTQIIYISNRDGSPQIYRRWMDTGQTAKVTNVTSPPSGIAWSPDGKWISFAMHVPEPPPTIAKLPTPPEGARWAEPARVIDKLVYRFNGIGYLKPGYTHLFVVPADGGTPRQISSGKFHHGGIGFNASEAVWTPDGKFLIISANRHEDYEVEARNTDIYEFSVTDGSVRALTTRKGPDGSPAISPDGRLIAYVGYDDRYQGYQVTKLYVMNRDGSGSRVISASLDRDVASPRWAPDGSAIYFLSDDQGNTGLYVASLDGKIRRLVNNVGSGMSAYSGGGAFTLARNGTFAFTYKTPYIPGDIAVASITDPTPRILTAVNEDLFATRKLGRVEEIWYTSSKDGRRIQGWIITPPDFDPTKKYPLILEIHGGPFANYGDRFDLEKQLMAASGYVVLYTNPRGSTSYGEEFGNLIHHAYPGDDFYDLNSGVDAMVAKGYIDPDQLFVTGGSGGGVLTCWMIGRTTRFRAAVTVYPVINWYSFVLTTDIPWTVKYWFPGFPWDHVEHYEKRSLLSVVKNVRTPTMILTGEADYRTPMSESEQYYAALKLLGVESVLVRVPDEPHGISQRPSHHISKILHIIGWFDRHRKPSGVVEANTTSR encoded by the coding sequence ATGGGAAAGAAACTCACAGTAAAGGTCGTGGTCGCACTCGTCTGCTGCGCCCTGATGGGCACGGCTCTCGGTTTGGCTCAATCGCCGTCGGCAGCGGCCAATCGCCTGACGGCTATGGATGTTTTTCAGTTGGAGCTGGCGAGCGATCCGCAAATTTCGCCCGACGGAAAGCGCATCGTCTACGTTCGCCAGTTCAGTGATGTCATGACGGACCGTCGCTACTCGAACCTCTGGATCATTAATGTGGATGGGACAGACCATCGTCCATTGACGACGGGCAATTACAACGACACGTCGCCGCGATGGTCTCCCGATGGGACGCAGATCATCTACATCTCGAATCGCGACGGCTCGCCGCAGATCTATCGCCGGTGGATGGACACGGGACAGACGGCCAAGGTCACGAATGTGACGTCACCCCCAAGTGGCATCGCCTGGTCACCTGACGGCAAGTGGATTTCCTTCGCCATGCATGTTCCCGAACCGCCGCCGACAATTGCCAAGCTTCCCACGCCGCCCGAAGGAGCACGGTGGGCCGAGCCGGCCCGTGTGATTGATAAGCTCGTTTATCGGTTCAATGGCATCGGCTATCTCAAGCCGGGATACACGCATCTGTTCGTCGTTCCGGCTGACGGCGGCACGCCGCGTCAAATTTCCAGCGGGAAATTTCATCACGGGGGCATCGGCTTCAATGCCAGTGAGGCGGTGTGGACGCCCGATGGCAAATTCCTCATCATATCGGCCAATCGCCACGAGGACTACGAGGTGGAAGCTCGCAACACCGACATCTACGAATTCTCGGTGACTGACGGATCGGTACGGGCGCTGACCACCCGTAAAGGACCCGACGGCTCGCCGGCCATTTCGCCCGATGGACGACTGATCGCGTATGTGGGCTATGATGATCGTTATCAAGGCTACCAGGTGACCAAGCTCTACGTGATGAACCGTGATGGGAGTGGCTCGCGCGTCATTTCGGCATCGCTGGATCGGGATGTGGCCAGCCCCCGCTGGGCGCCGGACGGAAGCGCCATCTACTTCCTCTCGGACGATCAGGGGAATACCGGTCTGTACGTTGCCAGCCTGGACGGGAAAATCCGGCGACTCGTGAACAACGTCGGCAGCGGGATGAGCGCCTACAGCGGAGGGGGAGCGTTCACCCTGGCCCGGAATGGGACCTTCGCCTTCACCTATAAGACGCCCTATATCCCCGGTGACATCGCAGTGGCGAGCATCACCGATCCGACCCCGCGCATCCTCACCGCCGTTAACGAGGATCTCTTCGCCACCCGGAAGCTCGGACGGGTGGAAGAAATTTGGTACACATCATCCAAGGACGGTCGGCGGATTCAGGGATGGATCATAACGCCGCCCGATTTCGATCCCACCAAGAAGTATCCCCTCATCCTGGAGATTCATGGCGGACCCTTCGCCAACTATGGCGACCGATTCGATCTGGAGAAGCAACTGATGGCTGCCAGCGGCTACGTCGTGCTTTATACGAACCCGCGAGGGAGCACGAGCTATGGTGAAGAGTTCGGCAACCTCATCCATCACGCCTATCCCGGCGATGATTTTTACGATCTCAATTCCGGCGTGGACGCCATGGTGGCCAAAGGGTACATTGATCCCGATCAGCTTTTCGTGACCGGCGGCAGCGGCGGTGGCGTGCTGACCTGCTGGATGATCGGGCGTACGACGCGATTTCGCGCTGCTGTCACGGTTTATCCGGTGATCAACTGGTACAGTTTCGTTCTCACGACCGACATCCCCTGGACGGTGAAATACTGGTTCCCCGGTTTCCCCTGGGACCACGTCGAGCACTACGAGAAGCGATCTCTTTTGTCGGTGGTGAAGAACGTCAGGACGCCGACGATGATTCTCACGGGCGAGGCCGATTATCGCACGCCGATGTCGGAGTCGGAGCAATACTATGCGGCGCTCAAGCTGCTCGGTGTGGAGAGCGTTCTCGTGCGTGTTCCGGACGAGCCGCACGGGATTTCGCAGCGACCCAGTCACCACATCTCAAAAATCCTCCACATCATCGGGTGGTTCGATCGGCACCGGAAACCCTCAGGCGTTGTCGAAGCAAACACCACCTCACGGTGA
- a CDS encoding S8 family serine peptidase, with amino-acid sequence MKRRGKSRVVMVVGGSILMLFLAGAPMLVPSEGTTSGDQLVAHAQRQRGGGEVICQLRPGRSALTVARRHNLQLIGDLEDDFYVFSYTSPATAWQVINQLRADGDVRSAEPNYWVRVPEVEQRSVAFVDQRSVAFVDGLSPTDYFGQYAVTLIRAEEAQAIAQGEGVTVAVIDTGIDAGHPAIAARRLVRGFDFVDKDRNPAEVPGGMAYGHGTMVAGIVGLIAPRARLMPIRAFDPDGIGKISEVATAIRYAVRAGADVINMSFGIPGSSGPEVLRAAVDYAARHGVILVASAGNDSTSSPEYPASDDDVLAVAATDSGDVKAPFSNYGSHIDVSAPGVSIYSAFPGGRFGWGSGTSYAAAFVSGEAALVISAGRWNVRWAILRSAVNIDRLNPGYAGLLGRGRIDVLGAVR; translated from the coding sequence ATGAAAAGGAGAGGGAAGAGTAGAGTCGTGATGGTCGTCGGAGGCTCGATCCTCATGCTCTTTCTTGCCGGAGCACCCATGCTGGTTCCCTCCGAAGGAACGACATCGGGGGATCAGCTCGTGGCTCACGCGCAGCGTCAGCGAGGCGGGGGAGAGGTGATCTGCCAGCTCAGGCCGGGTCGGAGTGCGTTGACCGTTGCGCGACGACATAACCTGCAACTCATCGGCGATCTGGAGGATGATTTCTATGTCTTCTCCTACACCTCACCCGCAACTGCCTGGCAGGTAATCAACCAACTGCGGGCCGACGGGGACGTGCGGTCCGCCGAACCCAACTACTGGGTGAGAGTGCCGGAAGTAGAACAACGCAGTGTCGCGTTTGTTGATCAACGCAGCGTAGCTTTTGTTGATGGCTTGTCCCCGACGGATTACTTCGGGCAGTACGCGGTTACCCTCATTCGGGCGGAGGAGGCACAGGCTATTGCTCAAGGAGAAGGCGTCACAGTCGCCGTCATAGATACCGGCATTGATGCCGGTCATCCGGCCATCGCGGCACGACGGCTGGTCAGGGGCTTCGACTTCGTTGATAAGGATCGGAACCCGGCAGAAGTGCCCGGCGGGATGGCCTACGGGCATGGGACGATGGTCGCTGGCATTGTTGGTCTCATCGCTCCGCGTGCCCGATTGATGCCGATTCGGGCCTTCGACCCAGACGGGATCGGGAAGATCTCCGAGGTGGCAACGGCGATCCGGTACGCCGTCCGCGCGGGAGCCGATGTGATCAACATGAGCTTCGGTATCCCCGGTTCCTCCGGACCTGAAGTCCTGCGGGCGGCCGTTGACTATGCTGCTCGACACGGCGTCATTCTCGTCGCCTCAGCCGGCAATGACAGCACGAGTTCTCCTGAGTATCCGGCTTCGGACGACGATGTTTTGGCCGTTGCTGCAACGGACAGCGGTGATGTCAAGGCCCCCTTCTCCAATTACGGCAGCCATATTGACGTCTCTGCCCCCGGCGTCTCCATCTACAGCGCCTTTCCCGGTGGGCGCTTTGGCTGGGGCAGCGGTACATCCTACGCGGCGGCTTTCGTCAGCGGCGAAGCAGCTCTGGTGATCTCAGCCGGGCGGTGGAACGTCCGCTGGGCCATCCTCCGAAGCGCCGTCAATATTGACCGTCTTAATCCCGGCTATGCCGGACTCCTCGGACGGGGCCGCATTGATGTCCTCGGAGCCGTCCGCTAA
- a CDS encoding ATP-binding protein gives MMWQDRMQENVASTQTHERILQWSRRIVEHSRQLAALNSIASSVSQSLDFQETLESAISQVLHLMECDAGMIFLTDVFTGDLTLKASAGISPATVSQIERINPGDTCIGRVMQTGEPAVGEIPTGDGHPLSRSLRREGYWFFAAIPLRSKGRTLGVLLIVHPHPKQVDADARQFLTAAGDIIGVAIENAALYRDVAELLNETRHQAEKLRESERQFRTLIDSANDAVAIVQDGRFQYLNPFGLALFGYTAEEIRHLCFLDLVHPRDRETVARHHLWRSPQGMTAPLDIMMVRKDGTAIPVNLNACAIDYWRKPAVLIIVRDMTESHRLRQQILHTEKMAALGQLISGIAHELNNPLTTVIGYSELLCQQSHPPEELLEEGLTAIHEAARRASQIVRNLLAFARQHPVERSPVNINELMERTLALRSYELKVNNIEIVTDFDPQLPLIVADGAQLQQVFLNLIINAEQAMQAHGGGHLFVRTRVKALRPEHDCKSLTGEVSPASQPSNGQRPASADLPSHTNTLVEIIVADDGPGIPPDLLHRIFEPFFTTKPVGQGTGLGLSISHSIIEQHGGRISAGNRSEGGAEFVIELPLVTELNEHPSSEPDEVQSLPPTAPKQILVIDDEPSIVRLLQTIAASEGHSVETATDGRAALAKLRSRVYDLIFCDVKMPLVNGQQLYQELKRFNGTLAKKIVFITGDVISTDTRAFLQQTGSRFLEKPFHQQDVVRLMRTLLAQQESS, from the coding sequence ATGATGTGGCAAGATCGGATGCAAGAGAATGTCGCTTCGACTCAGACGCACGAGCGGATCCTCCAGTGGAGTCGCCGCATCGTCGAACATAGCCGACAACTGGCTGCCCTTAACTCCATCGCCTCATCGGTCAGTCAGTCTCTCGATTTTCAGGAAACGCTCGAGAGCGCCATCTCGCAAGTCCTCCATCTGATGGAGTGTGATGCGGGGATGATTTTCCTCACCGATGTTTTTACGGGGGATTTGACTCTGAAGGCGTCTGCGGGAATTTCACCGGCCACGGTATCGCAGATCGAACGCATTAATCCCGGCGACACCTGTATCGGCCGGGTGATGCAGACAGGAGAACCGGCTGTCGGCGAAATACCCACCGGAGATGGTCATCCGCTCAGCCGATCCTTGCGGCGCGAGGGATACTGGTTTTTCGCCGCCATCCCTCTTCGGTCGAAGGGTCGCACCCTGGGAGTCCTGCTCATAGTTCACCCTCACCCCAAACAGGTTGATGCTGATGCCCGGCAGTTCCTCACCGCCGCGGGCGATATCATCGGTGTGGCCATTGAAAATGCCGCCTTATATCGAGATGTCGCCGAACTCCTCAACGAAACCCGTCATCAAGCGGAAAAGCTCCGCGAGTCTGAGCGTCAGTTCCGGACACTCATTGATAGTGCCAACGATGCCGTCGCCATCGTTCAGGACGGACGGTTCCAATATCTCAATCCCTTCGGATTGGCCTTGTTCGGCTACACGGCGGAGGAAATACGCCACCTCTGCTTCCTTGATCTGGTTCATCCTCGTGATCGGGAAACGGTTGCTCGTCACCACCTGTGGAGATCTCCTCAGGGGATGACTGCTCCGCTAGATATCATGATGGTGCGCAAAGACGGGACGGCGATCCCCGTCAACCTGAACGCCTGCGCCATTGACTACTGGCGAAAACCGGCTGTTCTGATCATCGTTCGGGATATGACGGAGTCACACCGGCTCCGGCAGCAGATCCTTCACACCGAGAAGATGGCTGCCCTCGGGCAGCTCATTTCGGGGATCGCTCACGAGTTGAATAACCCGCTGACCACTGTCATCGGCTACAGCGAGTTGTTGTGCCAGCAGTCCCATCCGCCAGAAGAGTTGCTGGAAGAAGGACTCACGGCCATCCACGAAGCAGCTCGACGGGCCAGTCAGATTGTCCGCAACTTGCTCGCCTTCGCTCGCCAGCATCCAGTGGAGAGATCCCCCGTCAACATCAACGAGCTGATGGAGCGCACCCTGGCCCTGCGCTCCTACGAACTGAAGGTGAATAACATTGAGATCGTCACTGACTTCGACCCGCAATTGCCTCTCATCGTCGCTGATGGAGCGCAACTTCAGCAGGTTTTCCTCAACCTCATCATTAACGCGGAACAGGCCATGCAGGCGCATGGTGGCGGCCATCTATTCGTTCGCACGCGGGTGAAGGCTCTTCGACCGGAGCACGACTGCAAGTCCCTCACGGGTGAAGTCTCGCCGGCCTCACAGCCTTCCAACGGCCAACGACCGGCGTCCGCCGATCTGCCATCGCACACAAATACCCTGGTTGAAATCATCGTGGCGGACGACGGACCGGGAATTCCGCCAGATCTTCTCCATCGTATTTTCGAGCCCTTCTTCACCACCAAGCCGGTCGGTCAGGGAACGGGCCTGGGCTTGTCCATCTCCCATAGCATCATCGAGCAGCATGGCGGAAGAATCTCCGCCGGAAACCGCTCCGAGGGAGGAGCGGAGTTCGTCATCGAGCTTCCCCTCGTTACGGAACTCAATGAACACCCTTCATCGGAACCGGACGAGGTTCAGTCTCTTCCGCCGACTGCGCCCAAACAGATTCTCGTCATTGACGATGAACCGAGCATCGTCCGACTTCTCCAGACTATCGCCGCGAGCGAAGGTCACTCGGTTGAAACGGCCACCGATGGCCGCGCAGCTTTGGCCAAACTCAGGAGCCGGGTCTACGACTTAATCTTCTGCGACGTCAAGATGCCGCTGGTCAATGGCCAGCAGCTTTACCAGGAACTGAAGCGATTCAATGGGACATTGGCTAAGAAAATCGTCTTCATCACCGGCGATGTGATCAGTACGGATACACGCGCCTTTTTGCAGCAGACTGGAAGTCGCTTCCTGGAGAAGCCCTTCCACCAGCAGGATGTCGTGCGACTGATGCGAACGCTTCTCGCACAACAGGAATCTTCCTGA